The Trichosurus vulpecula isolate mTriVul1 chromosome 3, mTriVul1.pri, whole genome shotgun sequence genome includes a window with the following:
- the LOC118843631 gene encoding cytochrome c oxidase subunit 5A, mitochondrial-like, producing the protein MLAAALRRCSTSVRVLLPKPGAAAPSSWSSSSSPAASAIQSVRCYSHGSHETDEEFDARWVTYFSKPDLDAWELRKGMNTLVGYDLVPEPKIIDAALRACRRLNDFASAVRILEVVKDKAGPHKEIYPYIIQELRPTLDELGISTPEELGLDKA; encoded by the coding sequence ATGCTGGCCGCCGCTCTCCGCCGCTGCTCCACCTCGGTGCGGGTCCTGCTGCCGAAGCCGGGGGCTGCAGCCCCCTCCTCCTGGTCGTCCTCCTCCTCTCCCGCCGCCTCCGCTATCCAGTCAGTTCGCTGCTACTCCCATGGGTCCCATGAGACAGATGAGGAGTTTGATGCTCGCTGGGTGACATACTTCAGCAAACCAGATCTTGATGCCTGGGAATTACGAAAAGGAATGAATACATTGGTTGGCTACGACCTAGTTCCAGAACCCAAAATCATTGATGCTGCTTTGAGGGCATGCAGACGGTTAAATGATTTTGCTAGTGCAGTTCGCATTCTAGAGGTTGTAAAGGACAAAGCAGGACCTCATAAGGAAATCTACCCGTATATTATTCAGGAACTTAGACCAACTTTAGATGAATTGGGAATCTCTACTCCAGAGGAGCTGGGCCTAGACAAAGCATAA